A stretch of Halichondria panicea chromosome 1, odHalPani1.1, whole genome shotgun sequence DNA encodes these proteins:
- the LOC135335190 gene encoding ankyrin repeat domain-containing protein 27-like isoform X10, whose amino-acid sequence MATEQDSDAQNKLAVDLYEAVDNNDVPKVRSLLGQGADPNHQLYWSNEWRYKAPPLHSACCGGYLEIVTTLVTHGARTDKGGGIDNKTPLHYACWLGHKEVVQYLIQEVGCSTDVRDKNNMTLLHLACEGESKDMVQYLVEELKMDVDVRDDKGQSPLDEALGGWRDECVDVALYLMSRGCGGDEDKAKLLCAACSLGNLGVVQELVEQHKVDPKNVKDDKGQSPLDVALEEWYHEDNGCMNVALYLMSRGCACGDEDKAKLLCAACSNGNLGVVKELVEQHKIDPKNVRDDENWTLLHKACFRGHKDVVQYLVEKANCDIDVRDYENMTPLHNACLGGHKDVVQYLVEKANCDIDVRDYENMTPLHKACVIGHKDVLQYLVEKANCDISVTDVNGETPLDIATQRGHTETADYLKSLPHENGPSPTKKQKGAQPVTQRVCPQRVCPNCEESCHIRCKKCPECEHEFPPSTKSSAKPDQDIVKNPSSLPRKRLTNSRIC is encoded by the exons ATGGCTACTGAACAAGACTCAga TGCTCAAAATAAGCTAGCCGTGGACTTATACGAGGCTGTAGATAATAATGACGTTCCCAAAGTAAGGTCCCTGTTGGGACAGGGGGCAGACCCCAACCACCAGCTTTACTGGAGTAACGAGTGGAGATACAAGGCGCCTCCATTACACAGTGCTTGTTGTGGCGGCTACCTTGAGATTGTGACGACACTTGTTACTCATGGAGCTCGTACTGATAAAGGTGGTGGGATTGACAACAAGACTCctcttcactatgcatgctgGTTGGGTCATAAAGAGGTGGTGCAGTACCTGATCCAGGAGGTCGGATGCAGCACTG atgtgagggataaGAATAACATGACTCTTCTTCACTTGGCTTGTGAGGGAGAAAGTAAAGACATGGTACAGTATCTGGTCGAGGAATTGAAGATGGATGTTG atgtgagggatgatAAGGGACAGTCACCACTGGACGAAGCTCTGGGAGGTTGGAGGGATGAGTGCGTGGATGTTGCCCTCTACCTGATGAGCCGTGGCTGTGGTGGTGATGAGGACAAAGCCAAGTTACTGTGTGCAGCATGTTCCCTTGGCAACCTGGGTGTGGTGCAGGAACTGGTCGAGCAACACAAAGTTGACCCCAAGA ATGTGAAGGATGATAAGGGACAGTCACCACTGGACGTAGCTCTGGAGGAGTGGTATCATGAAGATAATGGTTGTATGAATGTTGCCCTCTACCTGATGAGCCGTGGTTGTGCATGTGGTGATGAGGACAAAGCCAAGTTACTGTGTGCAGCATGTTCCAATGGCAACCTGGGTGTGGTGAAGGAACTGGTCGAGCAACACAAAATTGACCCCAAGA atgtgagggatgatGAGAACTGGACCCTTCTCCACAAGGCATGCTTCAGAGGACACAAAGAtgtggtgcagtacttggtAGAGAAGGCCAACTGTGATATCG ATGTGAGGGATTATGAGAACATGACCCCTCTCCACAATGCATGCCTCGGGGGACACAAAGAtgtggtgcagtacttggtGGAGAAGGCCAACTGTGATATCG ATGTGAGGGATTATGAGAACATGACCCCTCTCCACAAGGCATGCGTCATTGGACACAAAGATGTGTTGCAGTACTTGGTGGAGAAGGCCAACTGTGATATCA GTGTAACTGACGTTAATGGCGAGACTCCTCTTGACATAGCTACACAGAGGGGTCACACTGAAACTGCTGACTACCTCAAGTCTCTACCACACGAAAATGGACCATCACCAACAAAGAAACAAAAAG GTGCCCAGCCAGTGACTCAGAGAGTGTGTCCTCAGAGAGTGTGTCCTAACTGTGAGGAGAGCTGTCACATCCGCTGCAAGAAATGTCCTGAATGTGAGCACGAGTTCCCTCCTTCCACTAAGAGCAGTGCCAAACCTGACCAGGATATTGTGAAAAACCCTTCAAGCCTACCCAGAAAAAG gttGACCAACTCTAGAATCTGTTAG
- the LOC135336423 gene encoding carbohydrate sulfotransferase 14-like has translation MRVNKVLTLVLLVLVSTALLLLTVYLNNTSLSCHKELPRVQHPVQKVIGGQLSSAEQNIDQQLLTLSLEPDIELRGKFQHTRIEKLCQNNFFTREQKFPTDEDRLTDFHSHLLFDDEKKIIFCFVPKVGCTNMKRLMLYMSDSLPMYTLDWPWVDYNKFIVPAMSRVSFLNRTLTHNQKMSRISEYYKFMMIRDPLERLVSAYRDKMAAPLMAGYEKLFPDKVKVAILERYRPNELRVWKRVITVRDYNISVSFPEFCRYITETKSSEMNEHFVPSMDICHPCLMKYNFYGHFRNYSHDSAQLIKKFKADPKFYRDESLHQPHERTRQKLLQYYRQLTIREKLKLLGRLYDELLFYYTLYPSERNSHQLILGSDWTPPIII, from the exons ATGAGGGTCAACAAAGTACTTACACTAGTGCTACTCGTACTTGTGAGCACAGCGCTGCTGTTACTAACCGTCTACCTCAACAACACAAGTCTCTCCTGTCATAAAGAGCTACCACGAGTACAGCATCCTGTACAGAAAG TTATCGGTGGTCAGCTATCCAGCGCTGAACAGAATATTGACCAGCAACTACTAACACTCAGTCTAGAACCAGACATTGAGCTCAGGGGAAAG tttcaACACACACGTATAGAGAAGCTATGTCAGAATAATTTCTTCACAAGGGAACAGAAGTTTCCCACGGATGAGGACCGCCTCACTGACTTCCATTCCCATCTCTTGTTTGATGACGAGAAAAAAATCATCTTTTGTTTCGTGCCtaaa GTCGGTTGCACGAACATGAAGCGTCTCATGCTGTACATGAGTGACAGTCTACCAATGTACACTCTGGACTGGCCCTGGGTGGACTACAACAA gttcaTTGTACCTGCCATGAGTAGGGTATCATTTCTCAATCGTACGCTAACTCACAACCAAAAAATGTCACGTATTTCAGAATACTACAAGTTCATGATGATAAGGGACCCCCTGGAGAGATTGGTGTCGGCTTATAGAGACAAAATGGCCGCCCCGCTAATGGCAGGTTATGAGAAGCTGTTCCCAGATAAAGTAAAGGTGGCTATTTTAGAAAG GTACCGCCCTAACGAGCTCCGAGTGTGGAAGCGTGTCATTACAGTACGTGACTACAACATATCCGTATCTTTCCCTGAGTTCTGTCGCTATATAACTGAAACCAAATCTTCTGAAATGAACGAACATTTCGTACCCTCGATGGATATTTGTCATCCTTGTCTAATgaaatataatttttatggacATTTCAGAAATTATTCTCACGATTCCGCTCAACTTATAAAGAAATTTAAGGCCGACCCGAAGTTTTATCGTGATGAATCGCTACACCAACCTCACGAGAGGACCCGCCAGAAACTGTTACAATATTACCGGCAGCTCACTATTAGAGAGAAGTTGAAGCTACTCGGCCGACTGTATGATGAGCTATTATTTTATTACACCCTCTATCCTAGTGAGAGGAACTCACACCAACTAATACTAGGCTCTGACTGGACTCCcccaataataatatag